Genomic DNA from Streptomyces sp. GS7:
CGGATGCCGGTGTGCGACGGCCTGGCCGCGATCGCACCACTGCTCGCCCTCGAACCGGCGCCGCGGATCGTGATGCTGACGACGTTCGGCGAGGAGGACAACGTCATCCGGGCCCTGCGGGAAGGCGCCACGGGTTTCCTCCTCAAGGACGAGGGCCCGCAGGAACTGATCAGCGCGGTGCGGGCGGCTGCCGCCGGTGACGCCGTGCTCTCCCCGGGCGTGACCGGCACCGTGATCGCCCGGATGCTCCGTGTCGGCGAACCCGGTACGGCAGCCGGAGAGGACCGCATCGCCGGGCTCACCGTCCGGGAGCGGGAGGTCCTGTCGATGCTCGGCGAAGGACTGTCCAACCAGGACATCGCCGGACGGCTCGGCATCGGGATCGGCACGGTGAAGAGCCATGTCGGCGCGATCCTCGACAAGACCGGCTCGGCCAGCCGGGTCCAGGCGGCGCTCCTCGCCCACCAGGCGGGCTTGACGTCCTGACGGGAACCGGCGGATGACGTGAGTGGGTCAGGCCCCGGACCGCGTTCCTGCCCGGACAGCACCTGCCGTATGTGCGGCCGGCTGCCGCGGTCCGAGCCGATCGGTTCCCTGTGGGCGGCGGACCGACGGGGCGCCCGCCGGTCCGCCGCCGCCACCTCCGGTCCGGCCCACCTCTCCACCGACAGCCCGCCCTCCCCAAAAGGCAGAGCACCACCCGCCGGGGGCTCTGTCCGAAGGCAGAGACGGCCAGGGCGCACACTTCCCTTGGTCAGATGCCAGGTCCCGCCCTCGGGGCGATGTTTCCGCAGGTGAGGGCCGTGAGGATGGATGTGTCCCCAGGCCCGCCGCAGTTCTCGCGGGCCGTCGCACCCCAGGCGGAGTACCCATGTCGCAGTTGTTCCCTGCCCCCACCCGTCCCGTCCCCGAACCGGCCGCCCGAGCCACCGGCCTGACCAAGGCGTACGGGACGGGGCAGACCCGGGTCACCGCGCTGGACGGGGTGTTCGTCGAGTTCGCGCGGAGCCGGTTCACCGCCGTCATGGGTCCCTCCGGCTCCGGCAAGTCCACCCTGATGCACTGCCTGGCCGGGCTGGTCCCGGTGACCTCCGGTTCGGCCCGCATCGGCGGTGTCGAACTGGCGTCGTTGACGGAGCGGGAACTGACCCAACTGCGCAGGGAGAAGGTCGGGTTCGTGTTCCAGGGCTTCAACCTGCTGCCGACCCTCACGGCGCTGGAGAACATCACGCTGCCGCTGCGCTTCGCCGGACAGCGGCCCGATCCGGCCTGGCTGGAGACCGTCGTGGCCACCGTCGGGCTGGCGGGTCGGCTCGGGCACCGGCCAGCGGAGTTGTCCGGCGGCCAGCAGCAGCGGGTCGCGGTGGCCCGTGCGCTGGTGTCCAGGCCGGAGATCATCTTCGCCGACGAGCCGACCGGCAACCTCGACTCGCGATCCGGTGCCGAGATCCTCGACTTCCTGCGCGACTCGGTACGGGAGTTGGGGCAGACGGTGGTGATGGTCACCCACGACCCGGTGGCCGCCGCATACGCGGACCGGGTGGTGTTCCTCGCCGACGGCCGGGTCGTCGACGGACTGCACGAGCCGACCCCCGACCGCGTACTCGACTGGATGCACCAGTTCGAGGCCCAGGAACACACGCCCTGAACCCGCCCCGTCCCGGT
This window encodes:
- a CDS encoding response regulator, which encodes MTEPNRPIRVLLADDETMVRHGVRLILRHADGIDVVAEAADGRQAVDMAAAHRPDVALVDIRMPVCDGLAAIAPLLALEPAPRIVMLTTFGEEDNVIRALREGATGFLLKDEGPQELISAVRAAAAGDAVLSPGVTGTVIARMLRVGEPGTAAGEDRIAGLTVREREVLSMLGEGLSNQDIAGRLGIGIGTVKSHVGAILDKTGSASRVQAALLAHQAGLTS
- a CDS encoding ABC transporter ATP-binding protein — translated: MSQLFPAPTRPVPEPAARATGLTKAYGTGQTRVTALDGVFVEFARSRFTAVMGPSGSGKSTLMHCLAGLVPVTSGSARIGGVELASLTERELTQLRREKVGFVFQGFNLLPTLTALENITLPLRFAGQRPDPAWLETVVATVGLAGRLGHRPAELSGGQQQRVAVARALVSRPEIIFADEPTGNLDSRSGAEILDFLRDSVRELGQTVVMVTHDPVAAAYADRVVFLADGRVVDGLHEPTPDRVLDWMHQFEAQEHTP